In a genomic window of Muntiacus reevesi chromosome 1, mMunRee1.1, whole genome shotgun sequence:
- the LMO4 gene encoding LIM domain transcription factor LMO4 — MVNPGSSSQPPPVTAGSLSWKRCAGCGGKIADRFLLYAMDSYWHSRCLKCSCCQAQLGDIGTSCYTKSGMILCRNDYIRLFGNSGACSACGQSIPASELVMRAQGNVYHLKCFTCSTCRNRLVPGDRFHYINGSLFCEHDRPTALINGHLNSLQSNPLLPDQKVC; from the exons ATGGTGAATCCGGGCAGCAGCTCCCAGCCGCCCCCGGTGACGGCCGGCTCCCTCTCCTGGAAGCGGTGCGCAGGCTGCGGGGGCAAGATTGCGGACCGCTTTCTGCTCTATGCCATGGACAGCTACTGGCATAGCCGGTGCCTCAAGTGCTCCTGCTGCCAGGCGCAGCTGGGCGACATCGGCACGTCCTGTTACACCAAGAGCGGCATGATTCTTTGCAGAAATGACTACATTAG GTTATTTGGGAATAGCGGTGCTTGCAGCGCTTGTGGACAGTCTATTCCTGCGAGTGAACTCGTCATGAGGGCCCAAGGCAATGTGTATCATCTGAAG TGTTTTACATGCTCTACCTGCCGGAATCGCCTGGTCCCGGGAGATCGGTTTCACTACATCAATGGCAGTTTATTTTGTGAACACGATAGACCTACAGCTCTCATCAATGGCCATTTGAATTCACTTCAGAGCAATCCACTACTGCCAGACCAGAAG GTCTGCTAA